One window of the Cryptomeria japonica chromosome 7, Sugi_1.0, whole genome shotgun sequence genome contains the following:
- the LOC131037082 gene encoding uncharacterized protein LOC131037082 produces the protein MALWADRITIKKTIGTSPFELVYGFKVRMPIINLLPMYKFIHENNMEMSDPLEERIEMLGKLDESREDAHKKNLKLQQKVSTYLTKRTSKINFEIDDLVLLLNSRAQDKGKHGKFEALWLGLFIITVKNRED, from the coding sequence ATGGCACTATGGGCAGATAGGATCACTATTAAGAAGACTATAGGAACATCTCCTTTCGAGCTGGTATATGGGTTTAAAGTAAGGATGCCAATAATCAATCTACTGCCTATGTACAAGTTCATACATGAGAACAACATGGAAATGTCTGATCCATTGGAAGAAAGAATAGAGATGCTTGGAAAATTAGACGAAAGCAGAGAAGATGCTCATAAGAAGAACCTGAAGCTGCAACAAAAAGTAAGTACTTATTTGACAAAAAGGAcatcaaaaataaattttgaaattgaTGATTTGGTGCTGCTTTTGAATTCTAGAGCCCAAGATAAAGGcaagcatggaaaatttgaagcCTTATGGCTGGGGTTGTTTATTATTACAGTAAAGAATCGTGAGGATTAA